CCACCAGCGGCAAGCCAAGGGCCTCGGCCGCCCGCTCGACGGCTTCCCATTGCGTCGCCGAGAAGGACACGTTCAGCCGTCCGCCCGCGTACAGCGACACCCTAGCCCGTCGTATTGGCCGGGCCGTCTGTCCGGAGGCCTTGTCCCGCCTCGTGTCCGCTCTCGTGTCCTTGCCCCTCATGCTTTCCGTCCCTACAGGACGTGGCGTGTTGTCATTGCGCCAACGCGACAAGTTGGCTTGGTGCGTGTGCTGGGCAGCCTCGCGGAACGTGAGCACCGTCACCTTGCGCTCGTCGCCCAAGGGATCGCCGCCAGCCCATGCCGTCCGGCGGTTCTCAAACGCCCTCTCCCTGGCTTCGCGGAGAGTCACGAGCGGGAACGGTCCCAAACCGATGTCGTGACGCTTACCCTTGATGGTGAGCCGCTGGACGAATGACTTTGAGCCGCCAGGGTGGACCACCAGGAACAGCGTCCCGCCGTCCCCGTACCTACCTGGACGCCTAAGACCCTCAATCGTCTTGACCGTGAGCTTAATCTGGACTCTCTCCGTCCCACGAGTTTTCCCACGTTAGGTGTGGAAACATAAGGGAATCGACCGGAACTGTCAAGCTCACGAAAGCCCCTGTTTACAGGGATTTCGTGAGCTTTGGGGGAATGTATGGGAACAGGAAAAACTAGGCCATGGTGGAGGCGGGGGGAATCGAACCCCCGTCCGAAGGCTTTCCGCCGAAAGTGACTACATGCTTAGTCGCCGTTTTGATCTCATCGCCCAAGCCCCCGGCGACGGGGTCTTGTGCGACTATCCGGTTTAGATCTCGACCTCATCCCCTCCGGCAGAGGAATCGGTCCATCCCGCTGAATGACGCCTTGTCCGACCCCGCGGGAGAAAGCCGGCAAGACGCTGGCTATCTAGGCAGCCAGGGCGTAATCTTGTTCGTCTGCAGTTACTTGCAGTCCTGCGTTATTAACGAGGCCGCAGGACCCCGGCATGCCACTTTGACTTCCCACCCCCGTCGAACCCATATCGCCCCCAAAAGATGAGATGTGCCCCGGCAGTCCACTTCAACGGCTCTTCATGGAGCGTTCCATCTCCCGCCGGACCATCCGTTCCTTGACCGTGGCGCGCTTGTCGTAGAGCTTCTTGCCCCGGGCCAGACCCAGCTCCACTTTCGCGCGCCCGTCCTTGAAGTATAGCTTTAACGGGATCAAGGTCAAGCCGCGCTCCTTGACCTTGCCCAGGAGCCTCGAAATCTCGCGTTTGCGCAACAGCAGTTTCCGCGGTCGGGTCGGCTCGTGATTGAACATATTGGCCGCCGGGTACGGGCTGATGTGGGAGTTGACCAGGACCACCTCGCCCTTGTCGACGCGGGCATAGCTGTCGGCCAGGTTCGCGCGCCCGTCGCGCAGCGACTTGACCTCGCTGCCCAGCAGCACCATGCCGGCCTCGAAGGACTCCTCGATGGAGTACTCCCGGCGCGCGCGCCGATTGACCGTGATGGTCTTCTCGTTGGTTTCCTTGGCATTGGCCATGGACGGGTCCGTTTCCTTCTCGCGGCGTGTCGTGCAACCGACGGACGCGGCATCGCGTTACGGCTGGCGGCCTTCCAATATGCGGTTGTCGATGAGCCGCGCCTTGCCCACCCAGGCGCACAGGGCCAGCAGCGTCGGTCCGCGGACCTCGGACACCGGATCGAGGTCGTCGGGGTCGCACAGGTCGGCGTACTCGAGCCGCGCCAGGGGCTGGCGGCCGATCTCCGCCACCACCGCGTCACGGACTTTCGCGGCGCTGGTCTCGCCGCCGCGCACCAACGCCTGGGCCTTGCCCAGCGCGCCTTGCAGACACGCGGCCGCCTGCCGCTCGGCCGCTTCCAGGTAGCGGTTGCGCGAGCTCATGGCCAAGCCGTCCGGCTCGCGCACGGTGGGACAGGCCACGACCTCGACGTCGAGGTTCAGATCCAGGAGCATGTGCCGGATGACCTGAACCTGCTGGTAGTCCTTGAGCCCGAACACGGCCACGTGCGGGCGCACGATGTTGAACAGTTTCAGCACCACCGTGGCCACGCCGCGGAAATGTCCCGGCCGGTGCGCCCCGCAGAGCGGCCGGCTCACCGCCTCCACGTCCACGTAGGTCTG
Above is a genomic segment from Deltaproteobacteria bacterium containing:
- the smpB gene encoding SsrA-binding protein SmpB, with the protein product MANAKETNEKTITVNRRARREYSIEESFEAGMVLLGSEVKSLRDGRANLADSYARVDKGEVVLVNSHISPYPAANMFNHEPTRPRKLLLRKREISRLLGKVKERGLTLIPLKLYFKDGRAKVELGLARGKKLYDKRATVKERMVRREMERSMKSR
- the panC gene encoding pantoate--beta-alanine ligase — its product is MPAIQEIPEMQAWSHRVRRGGERIVLVPTMGFLHEGHLSLVRAGRRHGDRLVVSIFANPTQFAPSEDFESYPRDLERDVRLLAAEGVDLLFNPTAEAMYPRGFQTYVDVEAVSRPLCGAHRPGHFRGVATVVLKLFNIVRPHVAVFGLKDYQQVQVIRHMLLDLNLDVEVVACPTVREPDGLAMSSRNRYLEAAERQAAACLQGALGKAQALVRGGETSAAKVRDAVVAEIGRQPLARLEYADLCDPDDLDPVSEVRGPTLLALCAWVGKARLIDNRILEGRQP